CGCACGGGAATTCGATAATGCGCATAAGTTACGAGAATTGAGCGAGTCGATTCGGACCAAGATAGCCGGATGTCGACTCGAATCCGCTCTGAGTTGGTGAATCAACAACTGAGTTTGAACCGCAAGCAGGCGTCGACCTCTATCTGAGTGTACAATAATTATGTATTTCGAATTTCAGTAAGACATATATATGGGCTCGGGCTGTCCTTCGAGTGAACGCCGATGAAATCCCGCGTGCACCGCGCGACGCTATTCGCACTGTACCAGCTCTGCATTGTGGTCGGCATCATCGCGATGCCTGTCGCAATGGCCACCCGCCGAGTCGGGTTTACCCTCCCCCTCCACCGACTGATCGAGAACGTCGGCGAAGCGTACGAAGCCGCACAACACGAATGAGCTGACGATACTTCTCTCCGTCCCGAACCGTCGAGCCACCGGCATCGACGAGAGCCGCGAAGACGGCCGGGAGTGGACGCAACCTCGCCCGCGAGCGGCGCCGTCCGGCACCGGAGGACGAGTCGTGCCATCGGACGAAAGCGGAAACGACGGTTGTGACCGCCGATGTTTTATATGCTCCCGGTCGTAACGTTCGGTCAATGCGTACGCCTACTCACGAGTCGGAGTTCTCCCGGACGAGCAGCCAGCTGTCGGCTGATATGAACCCGTACGAGCCGGAAGTCGGCTCCTTGCCCCAGAACGACCTCTCGCGTGCCGACCTCGATAACGTCAACAAGACCGGCACGACGACGATCGGCATCACGACCGCCGACGGCGTCGTCATCGCGACCGACATGCGCGCCAGTCTCGGCGGCCGGTTCGTCTCGAACAAGAACGTCCAGAAGGTCGAACAGATCCACCCGACCGGTGCGCTGACGATGGTCGGCAGCGTCGGCGGCGCCCAGTCGTTCATCGCGAGCCTCCGCGCCGAGGTCAACCTCTACGAGTCTCGCCGCGGCGAGGCCATGAGCATCGACGCGCTCGCGACGCTCGCAGGTAACTTCGCCCGCGGCGGTCCGTTCTTCGCCATCCACCCGATCCTCGGCGGCGTCGACGAGGAAGGGAGCCACGTCTACAGCATCGACCCCGCCGGCGGCGTCATG
This DNA window, taken from Natronococcus sp. CG52, encodes the following:
- the psmB gene encoding archaeal proteasome endopeptidase complex subunit beta, with protein sequence MRTPTHESEFSRTSSQLSADMNPYEPEVGSLPQNDLSRADLDNVNKTGTTTIGITTADGVVIATDMRASLGGRFVSNKNVQKVEQIHPTGALTMVGSVGGAQSFIASLRAEVNLYESRRGEAMSIDALATLAGNFARGGPFFAIHPILGGVDEEGSHVYSIDPAGGVMEDDYTVTGSGMQLAYGHLEQSYEEGMSNEEAKTVAARGIKSAAERDTGSGNGVFLCEITDEGVDIRGHHDFDDVI